One genomic segment of Pagrus major chromosome 13, Pma_NU_1.0 includes these proteins:
- the LOC141006683 gene encoding olfactory receptor 2K2-like, translated as MLSFSTCLLVSSSRLLWMENVTAVTPLRQPIVFELEGFNIPPGYDSLLFFLALFHYVVTVLGNGVVACVIIIDKNLHRPMFVMLCNLVACDLLGATAVLPRLMMHFLTGQKKIAYVTALAQAFSVHTYGVAVQTILGAMAYDRYVAVCEPLRYPAIMTSARLHSCCALAWVVALLCIAVLFGFHMNVPLCGNTIQHVYSSNRAILRLACGPTPANNIYGLSMTWSVSTGIFLIIAFSYFRILLASVKQNRTDSVVRSKAFQTCASHLVVYVLYEIASLVIIVSYRFPSVSGNMRKFLSIMLFIIPPAMNPIIYGLVSREIRESIIKHFSKLVCHKK; from the exons ATGTTGTCATTTTCTACCTGTTTGTTGGTGTCTTCTTCACGACTGCTGTGGATGGAGAACGTTACAGCAGTAACTCCTCTCAGACAGCCGATCGTGTTCGAGCTGGAGGGCTTCAACATCCCACCAGGCTACGACTCGCTCCTGTTCTTCCTGGCTCTGTTTCACTACGTGGTCACAGTGTTGGGGAACGGCGTGGTGGCGTGTGTCATCATCATAGACAAGAACCTGCACAGACCCATGTTTGTGATGCTTTGTAACCTGGTCGCCTGTGATCTGCTCGGGGCCACGGCCGTCCTGCCTCGCCTCATGATGCACTTCTTGACGGGGCAGAAGAAGATCGCCTACGTCACGGCTCTCGCTCAGGCCTTCTCCGTGCACACGTACGGCGTCGCAGTGCAGACTATTCTGGGTGCGATGGCCTATGACAG GTACGTTGCAGTGTGTGAACCTCTCAGGTATCCGGCCATCATGACCTCAGCTCGGCTGCACTCCTGCTGTGCCCTGGCCTGGGTCGTCGCTCTGCTGTGTATCGCCGTTCTCTTCGGCTTTCACATGAACGTCCCGCTGTGTGGCAACACGATCCAACACGTCTACAGCAGCAACCGTGCCATCCTCAGACTGGCCTGCGGTCCCACCCCTGCAAATAATATCTACG gTCTGTCCATGACCTGGTCTGTGAGTACAGGCATCTTCCTGATCATTGCATTTTCCTACTTCAGAATCCTGCTCGCGTCTGTAAAGCAAAACAGAACCGACAGCGTCGTCCGCAGCAAAGCCTTTCAGACGTGCGCATCGCACCTGGTTGTGTATGTGCTCTATGAGATAGCCTCATTGGTCATAATTGTGAGTTACAGATTCCCCTCGGTCTCTGGAAATATGAGGAAGTTCTTGAGCATCATGTTATTTATCATTCCACCAGCCATGAACCCCATTATCTACGGACTGGTCAGCAGAGAAATACGTGAGAGCATCATCAAGCATTTTAGCAAACTGGTCTGTCACaagaaatga
- the LOC141006682 gene encoding olfactory receptor 2K2-like translates to MLSFSTRLLVSSSGLLWMENVTAVTPLIQPIVFELEGFHIPPGYGSLLFVLALFNYVVTVLGNGVVACVIVIDKNLHRPMFVMLCNLVACDLLGATAVLPRLMMHFLTGQKKIAYVTALAQAFSVHTYGVAVQTILGAMAYDRYVAVCEPLRYPAIMTSARLHSCCALAWVVALLCIAVLFGFHMNVPLCGNTIQHVYSSNRAILRLACGPTPVNNIYGLSMTWSVSTGIFLIIAFSYFRILHASVKQNRTDSVVRSKAFQTCASHLVVYVLYEIASVVIIVSYRFPSVSQNIRKFLSILFIIIPPAINPIIYGLVSKEIRESIIKHFSKLVCHKK, encoded by the exons ATGTTGTCATTTTCTACCCGTTTGTTGGTGTCTTCTTCAGGACTGCTGTGGATGGAGAACGTTACAGCAGTAACTCCTCTCATACAGCCGATCGTGTTCGAGCTGGAGGGCTTCCACATCCCACCAGGCTATGGCTCGCTCCTGTTCGTCCTGGCTCTGTTTAATTACGTGGTCACAGTGTTGGGGAACGGCGTGGTGGCGTGTGTCATCGTCATAGACAAGAACCTGCACAGACCCATGTTTGTGATGCTTTGTAACCTGGTCGCCTGTGATCTGCTCGGGGCCACGGCCGTCCTGCCTCGCCTCATGATGCACTTCTTGACGGGGCAGAAGAAGATCGCCTACGTCACGGCCCTCGCTCAGGCCTTCTCCGTGCACACGTACGGCGTCGCAGTGCAGACTATTCTGGGTGCGATGGCCTATGACAG GTACGTTGCAGTGTGTGAACCTCTCAGGTATCCGGCCATCATGACCTCAGCTCGGCTGCACTCCTGCTGTGCCCTGGCCTGGGTCGTCGCTCTGCTGTGTATCGCCGTTCTCTTCGGCTTTCACATGAACGTCCCGCTGTGTGGCAACACGATCCAACACGTCTACAGCAGCAACCGTGCCATCCTCAGACTGGCCTGCGGTCCCACCCCTGTAAATAATATCTACG gTCTGTCCATGACCTGGTCTGTGAGTACAGGCATCTTCCTGATCATTGCATTTTCCTACTTCAGAATCCTGCACGCGTCTGTAAAGCAAAACAGAACCGACAGCGTCGTCCGCAGCAAAGCCTTTCAGACGTGTGCATCGCACCTGGTTGTGTATGTGCTCTATGAGATAGCCTCAGTGGTCATAATTGTGAGTTACAGATTCCCCTCGGTCTCCCAAAATATCAGGAAGTTCTTGAGCATCCTGTTCATTATCATTCCACCAGCCATCAACCCCATTATCTACGGACTGGTCAGCAAAGAAATACGTGAGAGCATCATCAAGCATTTTAGCAAACTGGTCTGTCacaagaaatga